From bacterium, a single genomic window includes:
- the asnB gene encoding asparagine synthase (glutamine-hydrolyzing) codes for MCGIGGIYRRGQIPPAHSSLLEAMADALAHRGPDGRGTWSDPPSGIGLCHTRLAVLDLSPRGAQPMTDVDGRGWIVYNGEVYNYGALRQELEGLGCRFMSETDSEVVLVACLTWGVEEALDKFLGMFAFALWIPGESALYLVRDRMGIKPLYYGWAGDDLVFGSELKALCVHPGFTRTVDPRALELFLMLQYIPSPGTIYTDARKLPPGHFIRLDPEGETLVAWWDPYHVHNETEWMGSGSAVLELSGLLDDSVHRRLVSDVPLGAFLSGGMDSGLVVAAMGRTGVSSPSTFTVSYAEDDYDEGPMAADVAGYLGTRHHQVKIDSRTLLDRIFDLPQIFDEPLSDPSALPMIVLSRLAREHVTVILSGDGGDELFGGYDRYRAVDGYLNRFAGLSPFIRRSAAAIMAGIPSRSLARANSFLKKVSGRAPVENFPGKWEKLLKLIVQNDPASAYQTSIGIFSAAEAGEALGGQKVPALPDAFLSCLNGPSNSSFIRRMMDLDTRTFLADDVLAKVDRASMASGLEVRVPLLDHRIVQWSRRVDDEDLFEGSQGKAPLRRLARRDLPAHIANRPKMGFTMPLDSWLRGELRELINQYLGTGSRVLENYFDLGYVNRLVREHLTGQSNHHEKLWNLLVFALWEEKWKPAAA; via the coding sequence ATGTGCGGCATAGGGGGAATCTACCGCAGAGGTCAGATCCCGCCTGCCCACAGTTCCCTTCTGGAGGCTATGGCCGACGCCCTGGCTCACAGGGGACCTGATGGCCGAGGGACCTGGAGCGATCCTCCATCTGGCATCGGTTTGTGTCACACGAGACTGGCCGTTCTGGACCTCAGTCCCAGGGGCGCCCAACCCATGACCGATGTCGACGGCAGGGGATGGATCGTTTACAACGGTGAGGTTTATAACTATGGTGCGCTCCGGCAGGAACTTGAAGGGCTCGGCTGCCGGTTCATGAGCGAAACGGACTCTGAGGTGGTCCTTGTAGCCTGCCTTACCTGGGGCGTCGAGGAAGCCCTCGACAAGTTTTTGGGGATGTTCGCCTTTGCTCTCTGGATCCCCGGAGAATCGGCCCTCTACCTTGTACGTGACCGGATGGGAATCAAGCCTCTCTATTACGGGTGGGCCGGTGATGACCTGGTCTTCGGTTCCGAGTTAAAGGCCCTTTGTGTTCATCCAGGTTTTACCAGGACAGTAGACCCCAGAGCTCTTGAGCTGTTCCTCATGCTCCAGTATATCCCCTCTCCCGGAACGATCTATACCGATGCCCGCAAGCTGCCGCCAGGTCATTTCATACGGCTGGATCCGGAAGGGGAGACTCTGGTGGCCTGGTGGGACCCCTATCATGTCCATAATGAGACTGAGTGGATGGGAAGCGGATCTGCCGTTCTGGAACTGTCCGGGCTCCTGGACGATTCGGTGCATCGCCGTCTTGTGTCGGACGTTCCACTTGGAGCCTTTCTGTCCGGGGGGATGGACTCGGGACTGGTGGTCGCCGCCATGGGCAGAACGGGAGTGAGTTCTCCCTCCACCTTCACTGTTTCCTACGCTGAGGACGATTACGATGAAGGGCCCATGGCTGCGGATGTGGCCGGATATCTGGGCACCAGGCACCACCAGGTGAAGATCGACAGCCGCACTCTCCTTGACCGGATATTTGATCTCCCACAGATCTTCGATGAGCCTCTCAGCGATCCGTCGGCCCTCCCCATGATCGTGCTGTCACGCCTCGCCCGTGAGCACGTCACCGTTATTCTCAGCGGTGACGGCGGGGATGAACTCTTCGGCGGTTATGACAGGTACCGGGCCGTTGACGGCTACCTGAACCGTTTTGCCGGTTTATCTCCATTCATAAGGCGGTCTGCCGCCGCCATCATGGCCGGGATCCCCTCAAGGTCCCTGGCCCGAGCCAACAGTTTCCTGAAGAAGGTATCCGGTAGGGCTCCCGTGGAGAATTTCCCGGGAAAGTGGGAAAAACTCCTCAAGCTTATCGTTCAAAATGACCCTGCCTCAGCCTACCAGACATCCATCGGGATATTTTCGGCCGCCGAAGCCGGTGAGGCCCTCGGAGGACAAAAAGTTCCCGCCCTTCCGGACGCTTTCCTGTCATGCCTTAACGGGCCATCCAATAGTTCGTTCATACGCCGGATGATGGATCTGGACACCAGGACCTTTCTCGCCGATGACGTTCTGGCCAAAGTGGACAGGGCCAGCATGGCATCAGGACTGGAGGTCAGGGTTCCTCTCCTGGATCACAGGATTGTCCAGTGGAGCAGGAGGGTGGATGATGAAGACCTGTTTGAGGGGAGTCAAGGCAAGGCGCCCCTCAGGCGGTTGGCCCGGAGGGACCTTCCCGCGCATATTGCCAACCGGCCGAAGATGGGTTTCACGATGCCCCTGGATTCATGGCTGCGAGGGGAGCTTCGGGAGCTAATTAATCAGTATCTGGGAACAGGTTCGAGGGTGCTGGAGAACTATTTTGATCTTGGTTATGTGAACCGGCTGGTACGGGAGCACCTGACAGGTCAGAGCAACCATCACGAAAAACTCTGGAACCTCCTCGTTTTCGCACTGTGGGAAGAAAAGTGGAAACCGGCAGCCGCATAG
- a CDS encoding glycosyltransferase codes for METGSRIGVLHVISGLGLGGAERMLVWSARYHDRNLIRMGVVSLMSGGELADEILREDVEVYELGQARGRLSPSSFTRLMNITKEFDPQVIQGHMYHSNLLVRIAGGLRRQTRVLSTRHIDLASPARRFINGATGFLNDGTLVFSQKVLDEERKENLFRRSIKLVQYGVEIPDRQDADREPGEALEDEGRGELREDLKIPPDAFVWTAVGRLSRQKGFACLIDAFSKIENLGEGSFLLIVGDGEDRGMLEDRAREKGVDQRVIFAGFRPDTMPLLGISDAFVLSSLWEGGPLVILEAMAAGLPVVSTRVGDAASMVTEGVTGTLVEPGDAGQLAEAMNQVQSMGSDIREWGLRGRRRVEEHYDFRRVQGEMETYYQELAGVTGPVQKRGISPG; via the coding sequence GTGGAAACCGGCAGCCGCATAGGGGTTCTTCATGTCATCAGCGGCCTTGGTCTGGGAGGAGCCGAGAGGATGCTCGTGTGGTCAGCCAGATATCACGACCGGAACCTGATCAGGATGGGTGTGGTAAGCCTCATGTCCGGTGGTGAACTTGCCGACGAGATCCTCAGGGAGGATGTTGAGGTATATGAACTGGGACAGGCCAGGGGCAGGCTATCACCCTCCTCCTTTACCAGACTGATGAACATTACCAAGGAGTTTGATCCCCAGGTCATTCAGGGGCACATGTATCACTCCAACCTTCTGGTGCGGATCGCGGGCGGGTTGAGACGACAGACAAGGGTGTTGAGCACGAGACATATTGATCTTGCTTCCCCTGCCAGACGGTTCATAAACGGGGCCACCGGGTTTTTAAACGACGGCACCCTTGTTTTCTCCCAGAAGGTGCTCGATGAGGAAAGAAAGGAGAACCTGTTTCGACGCTCCATAAAATTAGTTCAGTACGGGGTCGAGATACCGGATCGTCAAGACGCTGATCGCGAGCCGGGAGAGGCGTTGGAGGACGAGGGAAGGGGCGAACTGAGAGAGGACCTGAAAATCCCCCCGGATGCTTTTGTCTGGACGGCAGTGGGCCGGCTATCAAGGCAGAAGGGTTTTGCCTGTCTGATCGATGCTTTTTCCAAAATAGAGAACCTCGGTGAGGGCTCCTTCCTGCTCATCGTAGGTGATGGAGAGGACAGGGGAATGCTGGAGGACCGGGCAAGGGAGAAAGGGGTAGACCAAAGGGTTATCTTCGCCGGGTTCAGGCCTGATACGATGCCCCTTCTGGGCATTTCCGATGCTTTCGTCCTGTCGTCCCTGTGGGAGGGAGGTCCTCTGGTGATCCTGGAGGCTATGGCCGCCGGTCTTCCCGTTGTATCAACGCGGGTCGGGGATGCTGCATCCATGGTGACGGAAGGTGTGACCGGCACCCTGGTGGAACCAGGGGATGCCGGACAGCTTGCCGAGGCCATGAACCAGGTCCAGAGTATGGGGTCTGACATCCGTGAGTGGGGCCTCAGGGGGCGCCGCAGGGTTGAGGAACATTATGATTTCAGGCGTGTGCAAGGGGAGATGGAAACCTACTATCAGGAGCTTGCCGGTGTCACCGGGCCGGTACAGAAACGGGGGATCAGTCCTGGATGA
- a CDS encoding MraY family glycosyltransferase, which yields MIIKYTFTFIVSLGAVLALTPWMARTAKDIGIVDRPDGDLKNHPEPVPYMGGLAVFVAFLIGFSLFYELDKQMLAILLGGTLIVLLGFLDDIGNLGPATKLLGQVLAVLIVMKAGIAIKIVFLPLYITYPLSFLWLMGMTNAFNIIDIMDGLSSGVGAIACVFLFIVALSSGQAGVAQMVLALMGALIGFLRFNYHPARIYLGDAGSLFIGFMLGALGMVGIYARVNPVAVLAPIFILGVPVFDTLFVMMVRWKRGLNPLKGSPDHFALRLRRWRLTVSQTVILSYGVSFLMGTVALIMVYGNEQTAVGALLTVSLGMMLSALWLWKIDGNL from the coding sequence ATGATTATTAAATACACCTTCACCTTTATCGTTTCTCTGGGCGCCGTTCTTGCTCTCACGCCATGGATGGCAAGGACTGCCAAAGACATCGGGATCGTTGACAGACCGGACGGAGATTTGAAAAATCATCCTGAACCCGTACCCTACATGGGGGGGCTTGCCGTTTTCGTGGCATTTCTTATTGGCTTTTCTCTCTTCTACGAACTGGACAAGCAGATGCTTGCCATATTGCTGGGAGGAACCCTTATCGTGCTCCTGGGTTTTTTAGACGATATCGGGAACCTGGGGCCCGCCACCAAACTTCTGGGACAGGTTCTTGCGGTCCTCATCGTAATGAAGGCGGGTATAGCCATCAAGATAGTCTTCCTTCCTCTTTATATTACATATCCGCTGTCTTTCCTCTGGCTCATGGGGATGACCAACGCCTTTAACATTATCGACATCATGGACGGCCTCTCCTCGGGCGTGGGCGCGATAGCATGTGTCTTCCTCTTCATCGTGGCACTTTCCTCGGGACAGGCAGGTGTAGCCCAAATGGTCCTTGCTCTCATGGGCGCACTCATCGGTTTCCTCAGGTTCAATTATCACCCGGCCAGAATATATCTGGGTGATGCCGGCAGTTTGTTCATCGGTTTCATGCTGGGTGCTCTGGGAATGGTGGGGATATATGCCAGAGTGAACCCCGTGGCTGTTTTAGCTCCCATATTCATTCTGGGGGTGCCTGTTTTCGACACCCTTTTTGTCATGATGGTTCGGTGGAAGCGCGGGCTTAATCCTCTGAAGGGGAGCCCGGACCACTTTGCCCTGCGGCTCCGGAGGTGGCGCCTTACAGTGTCTCAGACAGTTATTTTGAGTTACGGGGTCTCATTTTTAATGGGAACTGTAGCTTTGATCATGGTGTACGGTAATGAACAGACCGCTGTCGGCGCTCTGCTTACAGTAAGCCTTGGCATGATGCTGTCGGCCCTGTGGTTGTGGAAGATAGACGGAAACCTTTAA
- a CDS encoding glycosyltransferase family 39 protein yields the protein MDDSSRQKLRSFSSPVVLAALILLLLVVGKEVMFPVRVMVWHVSALLWWLTVSAACLGQGAFWFKVLGGEKLLLPPGMVISVIMGLGLGAMSMEVLVLAALGLMNTPALTILVLLVLIQSMLFGRKFVFAAVRSASRDASRRAKEAVLPLGMVLISAVISFPIVLVPTRAFDALSYHLEVPLRFLQAGGMVNIPENLYSYSPLLTQMLYGLGMGLVGADLAGLFYYLFFILTIWTIWSGGEKLFGNLGAAWAAALLALTPVFLVEVPQTGADWSMTFFLLAALFLVTREERDVKQMVLAGILAGMAAGCRHQALGYAIVLIPAAGLATDLFKRRTGIIRCWSVFVLSSMVSTAPWYLKNLVQTGDPLYPLLSSITGKLGHNIDFVDSFVGSRSTDLLWSWIMVPYQATFDPMRLSMTATIGILPIALVLLLPFVKKKQGGSAFLLLWVLLSFVAWHLTFRTFRYAMPMMVVGYLWLGALLAHIARGNGFRANVLKVVVSVSLIANAGVFLGLFDYTNKSIDAALGTRSPERYLTETYEIYPAINFLNRIDPPPGRVLFLGEMRGFYSRFSREVPSHNAPNRLLEMVKRGEYPEQMVQELKNAGFTHILFNPAEWERMAYGNRNAPLWVLTALEKEALDSMLRGQTDRVFAANGVSVYRIRNEY from the coding sequence GTGGATGATAGCAGCCGCCAAAAGTTAAGGAGTTTTTCCAGCCCGGTAGTCCTGGCCGCCCTTATCCTCCTACTCCTTGTAGTGGGAAAGGAGGTCATGTTCCCGGTGAGGGTCATGGTGTGGCACGTTAGTGCCCTCTTGTGGTGGTTGACCGTCTCGGCTGCCTGTCTGGGGCAGGGTGCCTTTTGGTTCAAGGTGCTGGGGGGTGAAAAGCTGTTACTGCCTCCGGGTATGGTCATCAGCGTCATTATGGGGCTCGGTCTGGGGGCCATGTCGATGGAAGTTCTGGTATTGGCCGCATTGGGGCTCATGAACACACCCGCTCTGACGATACTGGTTCTCCTGGTCCTCATCCAGTCAATGCTTTTCGGAAGAAAGTTCGTATTTGCAGCTGTTAGAAGCGCGTCGCGGGACGCTTCCCGGCGGGCAAAGGAGGCTGTCCTTCCCCTTGGGATGGTCCTTATTTCCGCTGTGATCTCCTTTCCAATTGTCCTGGTGCCTACAAGGGCTTTCGACGCCCTGAGTTATCATCTCGAGGTGCCGCTTCGTTTTCTCCAGGCTGGCGGTATGGTCAACATTCCCGAGAACCTCTACTCCTATTCACCACTCCTGACCCAGATGCTTTACGGACTGGGGATGGGACTTGTGGGTGCTGATCTTGCCGGTCTTTTTTATTACCTGTTTTTTATCCTTACTATCTGGACGATCTGGAGCGGTGGCGAAAAACTTTTCGGCAACCTGGGGGCCGCCTGGGCTGCGGCTCTCCTGGCGCTTACCCCCGTATTCCTGGTGGAGGTTCCCCAGACCGGCGCCGACTGGTCCATGACCTTTTTCCTGCTTGCGGCCCTGTTCCTGGTCACTCGCGAGGAACGGGACGTAAAGCAAATGGTCCTGGCCGGGATCCTGGCAGGGATGGCGGCGGGCTGTCGCCATCAGGCGCTGGGCTATGCCATTGTCCTGATCCCCGCAGCCGGTCTCGCTACGGATCTTTTCAAAAGACGTACCGGTATTATAAGATGTTGGTCAGTTTTCGTGCTGTCTTCAATGGTTTCAACGGCTCCGTGGTACCTGAAAAACCTGGTCCAGACCGGCGACCCCCTCTACCCGCTTCTAAGTTCCATAACAGGAAAACTTGGCCACAACATTGACTTCGTGGATTCCTTTGTAGGTTCAAGGTCCACAGATCTTCTCTGGTCCTGGATAATGGTGCCCTACCAGGCTACCTTCGATCCGATGAGGCTGAGCATGACCGCTACTATCGGGATCCTGCCCATCGCCCTCGTCTTGCTGCTGCCGTTTGTTAAAAAGAAACAAGGTGGCAGTGCCTTTCTTCTGCTCTGGGTTCTGCTGTCTTTTGTCGCGTGGCACCTGACTTTCCGAACTTTCCGTTACGCCATGCCGATGATGGTCGTGGGCTATCTCTGGCTGGGTGCGCTCCTTGCCCACATTGCCCGTGGAAATGGTTTCAGGGCGAATGTTTTGAAGGTTGTTGTTTCCGTTTCCCTTATCGCCAATGCAGGGGTGTTTCTGGGACTTTTCGATTACACAAATAAAAGCATAGATGCCGCCCTGGGAACCAGGTCTCCCGAGCGGTACCTCACGGAGACATATGAGATCTATCCGGCCATAAATTTCCTGAACCGGATCGATCCGCCGCCTGGCAGGGTTCTTTTTCTCGGTGAAATGAGGGGGTTTTATTCAAGATTTTCCAGGGAAGTGCCGTCCCACAACGCTCCCAACCGTCTCCTGGAAATGGTTAAACGGGGTGAATACCCCGAGCAAATGGTACAGGAACTCAAGAATGCCGGGTTTACCCACATCCTCTTTAACCCCGCGGAGTGGGAGAGAATGGCCTACGGGAACCGGAACGCCCCGCTGTGGGTACTCACGGCTCTGGAAAAAGAGGCACTTGATTCCATGTTAAGGGGGCAGACGGACCGTGTCTTCGCCGCCAACGGGGTCAGTGTTTACAGGATCCGAAATGAGTATTGA
- a CDS encoding glycosyltransferase family 39 protein — protein sequence MSAYLWWIVILAVSWGQGALLLRVLYSEGPKGEREMRPALVIGLGLGALSLEIFLLGLAGFYNTQAITALVLAVLVAVAPVLRKDIVRILPGVTPGVQKFGPGTRIPLILISIAGLVNLLFTLVPPVFFDAMTYHLELPSRYLLEGKVFHVSENLYSGYPQIAEILFGAGMALDGLDLAGMISMTFLLLTILLLWEWGKERFGEAGTAWGIALLVLTPPLMVIAGFFENDWAAAFFTLATLAILAEGDRRPASMVLAGCMAGLATGCKYNALAFALAAPLAAGIWDDLREKRGLHSVPWGIFLLSALVVVSPWYLKNLLFTGDPLYPLLAGFAGKVPGLKILAADTHYHTISIKDIWTWALVPYFAVFKPWSLQFPMSIGRLPVVLLLTLPWLKGSRTGNRFLGTWALLFFVAWYFSFRSGRFLIPLLAVAFLYMGTGFARVLAVDSIWSRLLKAFAVIMLLANVWIFLDFDAGYANRAGIAFGMTKDKEYLSSNYPLYPAINYLNNLDPQPGKVLFLGEMKGFYSNFSREVATFEMPHRLIEMVKDGRTSNEMANELSRAGFTHILFNTWEMKRLAAKSPFLRIDDEAASMLTRFLSDQADIAFEEKGIYVFTLR from the coding sequence TTGAGCGCCTACCTGTGGTGGATCGTCATTCTGGCTGTGTCATGGGGTCAGGGGGCACTCCTGCTGCGTGTATTGTATTCTGAAGGTCCGAAGGGCGAACGTGAAATGAGGCCAGCTCTGGTCATCGGACTGGGTCTGGGAGCCCTGTCTCTGGAGATATTTCTTCTGGGGCTGGCCGGGTTTTATAATACGCAGGCCATTACCGCTCTGGTCCTTGCAGTCCTGGTCGCCGTTGCGCCTGTCCTGAGGAAGGATATCGTCCGTATCCTCCCCGGAGTCACGCCCGGGGTCCAGAAGTTCGGTCCCGGAACAAGGATCCCTCTTATCCTGATAAGTATCGCCGGCCTCGTTAACCTCCTGTTTACACTCGTTCCCCCGGTTTTTTTCGATGCCATGACATATCACCTGGAACTGCCCTCCCGTTACCTTTTGGAGGGCAAGGTATTTCACGTATCCGAAAACCTGTATTCCGGTTATCCCCAGATAGCCGAGATCCTTTTCGGGGCCGGGATGGCCCTTGACGGTCTTGACCTGGCGGGAATGATCTCTATGACTTTCCTTCTCCTTACCATTCTCCTTCTGTGGGAATGGGGGAAGGAACGGTTCGGGGAAGCGGGAACGGCCTGGGGCATCGCCCTCCTGGTCCTGACACCCCCTCTCATGGTCATTGCGGGGTTCTTTGAGAACGACTGGGCCGCCGCGTTCTTTACGCTTGCGACCCTTGCCATCCTTGCTGAAGGGGATCGAAGACCGGCGAGCATGGTGCTGGCAGGCTGCATGGCCGGCTTGGCCACTGGCTGCAAATACAATGCCCTGGCTTTCGCTCTGGCCGCTCCCCTGGCTGCGGGGATCTGGGACGACCTCAGGGAAAAGAGGGGCCTCCATTCAGTTCCATGGGGGATCTTCCTCTTGTCCGCCCTGGTTGTGGTCTCCCCCTGGTACCTGAAGAACCTCCTTTTTACAGGTGATCCCCTCTATCCTCTTCTCGCGGGATTTGCCGGGAAGGTCCCTGGCCTTAAGATCCTTGCGGCCGACACGCATTACCATACTATTTCCATTAAGGATATCTGGACATGGGCCCTTGTTCCCTACTTCGCTGTGTTCAAACCCTGGAGCTTGCAGTTCCCCATGTCTATCGGTAGGCTCCCCGTGGTGCTTTTACTGACCCTGCCTTGGCTCAAGGGCAGCCGGACCGGGAACAGGTTTCTCGGTACCTGGGCCCTGCTTTTCTTCGTGGCCTGGTACTTCTCTTTCAGATCTGGACGGTTTCTGATCCCTCTGCTGGCTGTCGCGTTCCTTTATATGGGTACCGGTTTTGCGCGTGTCCTGGCAGTTGATTCAATCTGGAGCAGACTCTTGAAGGCGTTCGCTGTTATCATGCTGCTGGCCAACGTGTGGATTTTCCTTGATTTCGACGCCGGGTACGCTAACCGGGCCGGGATCGCTTTCGGGATGACGAAGGATAAGGAATACCTTTCCAGTAACTATCCCCTGTACCCTGCCATTAATTATCTAAACAACCTCGACCCGCAGCCGGGCAAGGTCCTTTTTTTGGGGGAAATGAAGGGTTTCTACTCCAACTTTTCCAGGGAGGTTGCCACTTTCGAAATGCCGCATAGGCTCATTGAAATGGTAAAGGACGGCAGGACATCGAATGAAATGGCGAATGAGCTTTCCAGGGCCGGATTCACCCACATCCTTTTCAACACCTGGGAAATGAAAAGGCTTGCGGCAAAGTCTCCTTTCCTGAGGATCGATGATGAGGCGGCATCCATGTTGACCCGGTTCCTGTCCGACCAGGCTGATATCGCGTTCGAGGAGAAAGGGATATATGTCTTTACCCTCCGCTAA
- a CDS encoding FAD-dependent oxidoreductase: MSLPSANSRAPVVIIGAGLAGLAAGRVLGAAGADYLIVEAADRPGGLCRTEVVDGFTFDYTGHLLHLREGESRDLILELIGDGLVEQNRKASVYVEGVFVDYPIQAHFGKLPAPFAGKCLEELLVAADGTVSGEIFFDQWAEKRFGKTLARLFMIPYNAKLNVHPLEEMEISWTSWSVPVPTARELRAIARGETPPAYGYNATFFYPRKEGIEILPRSLARGQETFILNGTKVDRVNAFAQTVTLDRGEVLPFSSLISTVPLPGLLEITEGLNSSLARSAGSLRYSSVLGICMGLDGPVNTQDHWVYFPDERLPFYRVGFPTNFSARVAPSGCGSLYAEVAYIPGSPPDADRVADKVLETLADTGLIDRSTRVAARVDQEMPCAYVFHDLYRANHLDAILGSLGEKGIRSVGRYGAWEYSAMQDAVQWGLNAARGVLG, encoded by the coding sequence ATGTCTTTACCCTCCGCTAACTCCCGTGCCCCGGTCGTCATTATCGGGGCAGGCTTAGCCGGGCTGGCGGCGGGACGCGTTCTCGGTGCCGCTGGCGCGGACTACCTTATTGTGGAGGCCGCAGACCGTCCTGGCGGCCTGTGCCGTACCGAGGTGGTGGACGGTTTCACCTTCGACTACACCGGGCACCTTCTGCATTTAAGGGAGGGGGAGTCCAGGGACCTTATCCTTGAGCTGATCGGGGATGGTCTTGTAGAGCAAAACCGGAAGGCTTCCGTATATGTGGAAGGGGTTTTTGTGGATTATCCCATCCAGGCCCATTTCGGTAAATTGCCGGCCCCTTTCGCCGGGAAGTGCCTGGAGGAGCTTCTGGTAGCTGCTGATGGGACGGTTTCCGGGGAGATATTTTTTGACCAGTGGGCGGAAAAACGGTTCGGTAAAACCCTGGCCAGGCTTTTCATGATCCCCTACAACGCCAAGCTCAACGTTCATCCCCTGGAAGAGATGGAGATCTCCTGGACATCCTGGTCGGTGCCTGTTCCCACAGCCCGGGAACTCAGGGCCATCGCACGGGGGGAAACTCCTCCTGCCTACGGTTACAACGCCACCTTTTTCTATCCCCGCAAGGAAGGCATAGAGATCCTGCCCCGCAGCCTGGCCCGTGGTCAGGAGACCTTCATTCTCAACGGTACGAAAGTTGACCGGGTGAACGCTTTTGCCCAAACGGTGACCCTGGATAGGGGTGAGGTACTTCCCTTCAGCTCTCTCATAAGCACCGTGCCTCTTCCGGGGCTCCTGGAAATAACTGAGGGCCTGAACAGTTCTCTGGCCCGATCCGCCGGGAGCCTCAGGTATAGTTCGGTCCTCGGGATCTGCATGGGTCTCGACGGTCCTGTCAACACCCAGGATCATTGGGTCTACTTCCCCGATGAGCGTCTGCCTTTTTACCGCGTGGGTTTCCCCACGAACTTTTCCGCCAGGGTCGCGCCTTCAGGCTGTGGTTCCCTTTACGCCGAGGTGGCTTATATCCCGGGTTCACCCCCGGATGCGGACCGGGTTGCTGATAAAGTTCTCGAGACCCTGGCCGATACGGGGCTCATTGATCGGTCCACCAGGGTTGCGGCCAGAGTTGATCAGGAAATGCCCTGTGCCTACGTTTTTCATGACCTTTACAGAGCCAACCATCTCGATGCCATTCTTGGGTCATTGGGTGAAAAAGGTATTCGATCCGTGGGGCGTTACGGGGCCTGGGAGTACTCTGCCATGCAGGATGCGGTTCAGTGGGGGCTTAACGCTGCCAGGGGGGTCCTGGGATGA
- a CDS encoding glycosyltransferase family 4 protein gives MSRIPVVHVITKLEFGGAQQNTLYTVASLDRERFEPVLMTGPGGYLMPEALDLDLDLRVVSNMERALRPGVDGAAYRELGKLLEPYRGRPAIVHTHSSKAGILGRWAARKNRVPVIIHSIHGFGFTPAQSPPKRFLFQTAERLTSRITDHFIAVSESNRKDGARLGLFSPERCTLIRSGFDLDRFLRAQPVKPDLLLDLGIPHGSPLVLMVACLKPQKAPLDFVNLAALVHRDFPEVRFLLAGDGELRGTLLAEVDRLGLKGVFIAPGWREDIPELMKSSRVVVLTSRWEGLPRVIPQAKAAARPVVAAAVDGSVEAIREGVDGYLCPPGDVDSMAQRVICLLKDQGLADRMGREGNRVVDEWDQDQMVRKQEELYERLLREKNIW, from the coding sequence ATGAGCCGGATCCCTGTGGTACACGTTATAACCAAACTGGAGTTCGGCGGCGCCCAGCAGAACACCCTGTATACAGTAGCTTCTCTGGATCGGGAGCGCTTCGAACCGGTTCTCATGACGGGCCCCGGTGGTTATCTCATGCCTGAGGCCCTGGACCTGGACCTGGACCTGAGGGTTGTGTCCAACATGGAGCGTGCCCTGAGACCGGGTGTCGATGGGGCGGCCTACAGGGAATTGGGCAAACTTCTCGAACCCTACCGGGGCCGACCGGCTATCGTTCACACTCACAGCTCCAAGGCGGGCATCCTGGGCCGCTGGGCTGCCCGTAAGAACCGTGTCCCGGTTATCATCCACTCCATCCACGGGTTCGGTTTCACCCCGGCACAAAGTCCTCCAAAACGATTTCTCTTCCAGACGGCAGAGCGTCTTACCTCCCGCATCACCGATCATTTTATCGCCGTGTCCGAATCCAACCGTAAAGATGGGGCACGCCTGGGTCTTTTCAGCCCGGAGCGGTGCACCCTTATCAGATCGGGTTTCGACCTTGACCGGTTCCTCCGTGCCCAACCGGTCAAGCCCGATCTCCTTCTTGATCTGGGTATCCCTCACGGATCACCCCTCGTTCTCATGGTTGCCTGTTTAAAGCCCCAGAAGGCTCCCCTCGATTTTGTCAATCTGGCTGCCCTGGTGCATCGTGACTTTCCGGAAGTCAGATTCCTGCTTGCAGGTGACGGGGAACTGAGAGGAACCCTTCTTGCAGAGGTGGACCGCCTGGGGCTGAAAGGTGTTTTTATAGCTCCGGGATGGCGTGAGGATATTCCCGAGCTCATGAAGAGCAGCCGCGTCGTTGTCCTTACCTCGAGATGGGAGGGGCTCCCGAGGGTGATACCCCAGGCCAAGGCGGCTGCCCGTCCGGTAGTAGCTGCCGCCGTTGACGGTTCCGTTGAGGCCATAAGGGAAGGTGTGGACGGGTACCTCTGCCCCCCCGGGGATGTGGACTCCATGGCCCAAAGGGTGATCTGTCTCCTGAAAGACCAGGGCCTGGCCGATCGCATGGGCCGGGAAGGGAACCGGGTAGTGGACGAATGGGACCAGGACCAGATGGTGAGGAAGCAGGAGGAGCTCTACGAGCGACTCCTCAGAGAAAAGAACATATGGTGA